CCGAGTACACATCTGGCACTCCGTCAGGCGGCGGAACAAGTTATTTGACAAGCGATCACCTTGGCAGCACCAGAGTGGTGACCGATTCGAGCGGCGTCGTCAAAGCTCGGTACGACTACTTGCCGTTTGGCGAGGAGATCGGTTCAGATCACGGTAGCCGGTCATTGGTGACTGGATATGGGTCGAGCGATAAGACTCGCCAGAAGTTCACCCAAAAAGAAAGAGACAGTGAGTCGGGATTGGACTACTTCCTTGCGAGGTACTACTCGTCAGCACAGGGAAGGTTCACTAGCCCGGATGAATTTACAGGCGGGCCTGACGAACTGTTCGACTTCGCGGACCAGGCATCAGTAAACCCGACTTTCTACGCTAACCCTCGCAATCCGCAGTCGCTCAACAAGTACCAATACTGCTACAACAATCCACTTCGGTACGTGGACCCAGACGGGCATGACCCGCTTGATCCGGACCCACAGCAGCGAGAGCACGGTGGGTCGAGAGTCGGTCCACCAGCCCCACCGCTTACCATCCCATCTGATCAGGCGGAAGCTCTAGCGAGGAAGGTCATAGAGGCCGAAGGAAGCTTTCGAGATTGGGGCCAAGGCATACCGATAATTAGAGACATAAGAGAATGGGGATGGGTTAGAAGAGTACGCGAGTGGATAGGAACCGAGCCTGCGCCAAAGCCGGATGCTACGATTCCGCCCTTGGCTCCGCCTCAAGTAAGTACTCAGACCCAACCGCAGGCCCAGCCCCAAGCACAGCCTCAGGCTCAGCCGCAATCTCAACCAATGGCTCGTCCTGCTCCGATTCCAATGGCAAGGCCAACTGATAAGCCACG
This is a stretch of genomic DNA from Acidobacteriota bacterium. It encodes these proteins:
- a CDS encoding RHS repeat-associated core domain-containing protein, with amino-acid sequence EYTSGTPSGGGTSYLTSDHLGSTRVVTDSSGVVKARYDYLPFGEEIGSDHGSRSLVTGYGSSDKTRQKFTQKERDSESGLDYFLARYYSSAQGRFTSPDEFTGGPDELFDFADQASVNPTFYANPRNPQSLNKYQYCYNNPLRYVDPDGHDPLDPDPQQREHGGSRVGPPAPPLTIPSDQAEALARKVIEAEGSFRDWGQGIPIIRDIREWGWVRRVREWIGTEPAPKPDATIPPLAPPQVSTQTQPQAQPQAQPQAQPQSQPMARPAPIPMARPTDKPRDKEHKTNKRHHDKHTKPPSGSKKPPNFKPRVPKRPQDREN